A genome region from Populus alba chromosome 3, ASM523922v2, whole genome shotgun sequence includes the following:
- the LOC118028420 gene encoding uncharacterized protein, whose amino-acid sequence MVGMMAGTMMPPPQAAEGVTIRAAGQQMSASLANSFRVHAVAERLSLHIQPGFDSNPTEFFGLCLSLARGIDFAVANNETLPKAQELPFLLKQICQRKNDVFLQAAIMVLMASVKNACMVGWFQEKETQELVTLATEIGKVFCTPGDINAGTTDSLSIIPTIMSRFYPLMKMGQIIVSLEVKPGFGAQVIDFHISKTTRNSTEDKIWLFVAQTDNTETSTCIVTPQEVNFLLNGKGVERRTNVIMDTGPQMPTNVTGMLKYGTNLLQAVGQFKGHYVIAVAFMSVEPKPETPVLQDYVHPCAAELDPDSDIIEGPSRISLNCPISYTRIRTPVKGHSCRHLQCFDFSNFVDINTRRPSWRCPHCNQHVCYADIRVDQNMVKVLREVGDHCSDVIISADGSLKAISESDNKVDQTQERTLHCEKGMPEQVESMTSTRTLPMVMDLTVDDDEINGEDNIDAEDRKPFLATLQNHPVDTNPIPTMPSQLVNANAPGRNFSTLADEFWSSPYWSSSASDAQMVNGFSEPSTTTFMTSPVITDSVSPALNCDVGGYGNTTTSSLMHNQLSASSYLQSLQQKFVNSIANGEYGTLPPMYHANRSPIAVQALPARPQTPAPQQRSRTPNPAISSGASLSSHGTLPEAANGLSSVSGNMDRQQQFARSLNTNSSSSQHNSSAQNWNAQDHPFMHGQSAQQQAVTLPSSSQLAGAHRASSPNLLYQQPLRVPQSRSHPPNVVRSSLPLAPAQTQQGAAQVGVGNSAGATNSQQSRLMVAAQLAAQRARQPPSVPVQIQTSGAGPSYLTSADGIRAPATEQRGNAGGALPAVSGTEGLVDLASEQNWRPTGRMRGSLSGRAYSAALKEFMVQPTQQTQTPRPPPNLPPSQSSMPPHLQFLFARNAQVPQAQSSPVTGSAISNGSSSSLP is encoded by the exons ATGGTCGGAATGATGGCCGGAACAATGATGCCGCCACCTCAAGCAGCGGAGGGGGTGACGATCAGAGCGGCAGGGCAGCAGATGTCGGCGTCGCTTGCGAACTCGTTCAGAGTTCATGCTGTAGCGGAGCGATTATCTTTGCATATACAACCTGGCTTTGACAGTAACCCTACGGAGTTCTTTGGCCTTTGCCTCTCTCTTGCTCG AGGGATTGATTTTGCAGTTGCCAACAATGAGACTCTGCCGAAAGCTCAAGAATTaccttttttattgaaacaa ATTTGCCAACgtaaaaatgatgttttcttgCAAGCAGCTATTATGGTTCTGATGGCTTCCGTTAAG AATGCTTGCATGGTTGGATGGTTTCAAGAGAAAGAAACTCAAGAACTCGTTACTCTTGCCACCGAG ATAGGGAAAGTCTTTTGCACTCCTGGAGATATTAATGCTGGGACAACTGATTCTCTTTCCATTATCCCAACAATCATGTCCAG GTTCTATCCACTGATGAAGATGGGTCAGATAATTGTTTCTCTAGAAGTCAAG CCTGGATTTGGTGCACAAGTGAttgattttcatatttcaaagaCGACAAGAAATTCGACCGAGGACAAAATA TGGTTATTTGTAGCACAGACAGATAATACAGAGACATCTACCTGTATTGTAACCCCACAAGAAGTGAA CTTTCTTTTAAACGGAAAGGGAGTAGAGAGGAGAACTAATGTTATAATG gATACCGGACCACAGATGCCAACCAACGTTACTGGAATGCTTAAATATGGAACAAATCTTCTTCAAGCTGTTGGCCAGTTTAAGG GCCATTATGTTATAGCTGTCGCCTTCATGAGTGTGGAACCAAAACCTGAAACTCCTGTCCTACAAGATTACGTTCACCCTTGTGCAGCTGAACTAGATCCAG ATTCTGACATAATTGAGGGACCATCACGTATCTCTCTTAATTGTCCCATAAG CTACACACGAATCAGAACTCCTGTCAAAGGGCATTCATGCAGACATCTTCAG TGTTTTGATTTTAGTAACTTCGTCGATATAAATACAAGAAGACCATCTTGGCGCTGTCCACATTGTAATCAGCATGTCTGCTACGCAGATATTCGAGTTGATCAAAACATGGTTAAG GTTCTGAGAGAAGTGGGAGACCATTGCAGTGATGTGATTATCTCTGCTGATGGATCATTGAAGGCCATCTCAGAAAGTGACAATAAAGTAGATCAGACACAAGAAAGGACTTTGCATTGTGAGAAGGGCATGCCGGAGCAGGTAGAATCTATGACTTCCACGAGAACCCTTCCCATGGTTATGGATCTCACAGTAGATGATGATGAGATAAATGGTGAGGATAATATTGATGCTGAAGACAGGAAACCTTTTCTGGCTACTCTTCAAAACCATCCTGTCGATACTAATCCAATTCCAACCATGCCATCACAATTGGTTAATGCAAATGCACCTGGTCGAAACTTTTCTACTCTAGCGGATGAATTTTGGTCCAGTCCTTACTGGTCCAGTTCTGCATCAGATGCACAAATGGTGAATGGCTTCTCTGAGCCCTCTACTACCACTTTTATGACATCTCCTGTGATAACTGATTCTGTTTCTCCTGCACTTAACTGTGATGTTGGGGGTTACGGGAATACCACTACCTCCTCATTGATGCATAATCAGCTATCTGCTTCAAGTTATTTACAGTCGCTGCAGCAAAAATTTGTGAATTCAATTGCCAATGGTGAGTATGGTACATTGCCACCAATGTATCATGCCAACAGGTCTCCAATAGCAGTTCAGGCACTCCCAGCTCGGCCTCAAACACCAGCTCCACAACAAAGATCAAGAACTCCTAATCCTGCGATTTCCAGTGGGGCCTCCCTTTCTTCTCATGGTACTCTACCAGAAGCTGCAAATGGTCTTAGCTCGGTCTCTGGTAATATGGACAGGCAGCAGCAATTTGCTAGATCCCTTAACACGAATTCATCTTCTTCGCAGCATAACTCTTCTGCGCAG AACTGGAATGCGCAAGACCATCCATTTATGCATGGTCAATCAGCTCAACAACAGGCTGTTACCCTCCCTAGTTCGAGTCAATTGGCTGGTGCTCACAGAGCATCTTCACCCAACTTACTATATCAGCAACCTCTTCGAGTGCCCCAATCAAGGAGCCACCCTCCAAATGTAGTCCGATCATCTTTGCCTCTGGCACCAGCTCAAACCCAGCAAGGGGCTGCACAAGTTGGGGTTGGAAACTCAGCAGGTGCTACAAATAGCCAACAAAGTAGGTTGATGGTTGCTGCTCAGCTTGCTGCCCAGAGGGCTAGACAGCCACCTTCAGTGCCAGTTCAAATTCAAACATCTGGAGCAGGGCCATCATATCTTACTAGTGCTGATGGGATTAGAGCGCCAGCAACTGAGCAGAGAGGGAATGCTGGAGGAGCATTGCCAGCAGTTTCTGGCACTGAGGGTCTGGTGGATTTGGCATCAGAACAGAATTGGCGACCAACAGGTCGAATGCGTGGAAGTCTCTCAGGTCGAGCTTATTCTGCTGCTCTTAAAGAGTTCATGGTTCAGCCTACCCAACAAACTCAAACCCCAAGACCACCACCAAACTTACCCCCATCTCAATCCAGTATGCCACCTCACCTGCAGTTTCTCTTTGCAAGAAATGCCCAAGTTCCTCAGGCACAGAGTAGTCCTGTGACTGGATCTGCCATTTCAAATGGAAGCTCCAGTAGTCTACCATAA
- the LOC118028418 gene encoding uncharacterized protein isoform X2, translating to MDASVELNYPVDVVVSAAAAVKKNKSFVMGSDEVFGRDNNNDNTRVSKLVGKEVVEVEESILVNPRAAAASIQHCSSLFAQKDETSSLTALQSISWEKVLPLEHRVDVIKKPSSPIGDISKQLNCSGSNGPSWIPRPEEVQVQRRGGKVTRSSSGCSKRPRLSPLEDSTRPAGVADSKDSSDKLEKTQSAKKKNNFGRKRGDRRHSKVTLKTKFDSFSVKAGLASFGSAGGGNSYFGLCGLKTDDHDITKLVDHISLNDVLDGTYECPSLGKDKGKKAINATENILHSVVKACFILHFSRPAHLQNFAETDVYSNEKMPTCPSYSVSIVENGDSSATDISSSTKDSCNKPETPANLLDFSFDQPKDTLDRLALPPPKDLESLLLDATKIAASSRHAPDPRPGKQTSRQASLPAFPWSHTFSGQHSRTNSDAVKCSPSRSTCQGRWVRIGDSFNLPGRASDTLTNLESCAYDETLVPSQVTKPAVLGNNVDSLKPWCGWGLSSSQASMTSHVLLESEDDLKSQGRVERCPRLLEAAQTLYDIATHVARLNQDGILRRPKELLQKAMKARRTKSIEKPEDVSAASTLSMGSDHLPRSGMDRIKPTKRPKPSTIRDKKDLDHIDSLRKGPINWSAPKSRRASPIKLIRDSIAESRHSAAYILKEACVMPPPPAKVLNRTFHGQQKVRKLMQMD from the exons ATGGATGCGTCGGTGGAGCTGAATTATCCGGTGGATGTAGTTGTTTCGGCGGCGGCGGCGGTGAAAAAGAATAAGAGTTTTGTTATGGGATCTGATGAGGTGTTCGGTagagataataataatgataatactaGGGTCTCGAAGCTTGTTGGTAAAGAAGTTGTTGAGGTCGAGGAGTCGATTTTAGTTAACCCTAGAGCAGCAGCTGCTTCGATTCAGCATTGCAGCTCTTTGTTTGCTCAAAAAG ATGAAACGAGCTCACTCACTGCTTTGCAGTCAATTTCATGGGAGAAAGTTTTACCCCTGGAACACCGTGTGGATGTTATTAAGAAACCTAGCTCACCTATTGGAGACATTTCTAAACAACTCAATTGCAGTGGCTCAAATGGTCCTTCATGGATTCCTAGGCCTGAAGAAGTGCAAGTacaaagaagaggaggaaaagTGACAAGAAGTAGCAGTGGTTGTTCTAAGAGACCACGGTTATCTCCATTAGAAGATTCTACTAGACCAGCTGGAGTTGCTGACTCAAAGGATTCTTCTGATAAGCTAG AAAAAACTcaatcagcaaaaaaaaagaacaacttTGGCCGCAAGCGAGGTGATAGGAGACACTCTAAAGTTACATTGAAGACTAAATTTGATTCCTTCTCTGTGAAGGCAGGTTTGGCGAGCTTTGGTTCAGCTGGTGGTGGGAACAGCTATTTTG GACTATGTGGTTTGAAGACGGATGATCATGACATCACAAAGCTGGTAGACCATATATCATTGAATGATGTTCTTGATGGCACTTACGAGTGTCCTAGCTTAGGCAAAGACAAGGGGAAGAAAGCCATAAATGCAACTGAAAATATTCTGCATTCAGTTGTAAAAGCTTGCTTTATTCTTCATTTCTCCAGGCCTGCTCATCTCCAGAATTTTGCTGAGACAGATGTCTATTCCAACGAGAAAATGCCTACATGCCCATCTTACTCTGTTTCTATTGTTGAAAATGGAGATTCTTCAGCAACTGATATTTCTTCATCTACCAAG GATTCTTGCAACAAGCCTGAAACTCCTGCtaatttgcttgatttttcatttgacCAACCTAAAGATACTCTGGATCGGTTGGCACTTCCTCCACCCAAGGATCTGGAGTCCCTGCTTCTGGATGCAACCAAGATTGCTGCATCATCAAGGCATGCCCCTGATCCACGACCTGGGAAGCAAACATCTCGCCAGGCTAGCTTGCCAGCTTTTCCCTGGTCACACACTTTCAGTGGGCAGCACTCCAGAACTAATTCTGACGCGGTTAAGTGTTCACCAAGTAGGAGTACATGCCAAGGTAGATGGGTAAGAATAGGGGACAGTTTCAATTTACCTGGGCGTGCCTCTGATACTCTTACAAATTTGGAGTCATGTGCTTATGATGAGACCTTAGTTCCTTCACAAGTAACAAAGCCAGCTGTTCTAGGAAATAATGTTGACTCATTGAAACCTTGGTGTGGGTGGGGTTTGTCATCCTCACAAGCTTCTATGACATCCCATGTTCTGCTAG AATCTGAAGATGACCTGAAGTCTCAAGGAAGAG TTGAACGTTGTCCAAGACTGTTGGAGGCTGCTCAAACCTTGTATGACATTGCCACTCACGTGGCAAGGCTAAACCAAGATGGAATATTAAGGCGGCCTAAGGAGCTCTTACAAAAGGCTATGAAAGCTCGCAGGACAAAATCAATCGAGAAACCTGAAGATGTATCTGCAGCATCAACTTTATCAATGGGGTCTGACCATTTGCCGAGAAGTGGCATGGACCGGATAAAGCCCACAAAGAGGCCTAAACCCTCAACCATTAGGGACAAAAAAGATCTTGATCATATCGACAGTCTTAGGAAAGGGCCAATAAATTGGTCTGCTCCAAAATCAAGAAGAGCATCTCCCATCAAACTAATTAGGGACTCCATTGCAGAAAGTAGACATTCTGCTGCTTACATCTTAAAGGAAGCATGTGTGATGCCTCCTCCACCTGCAAAAGTTCTGAATAGAACTTTTCACGGTCAACAAAAGGTTCGTAAATTGATGCAGATGGACTGA
- the LOC118028418 gene encoding uncharacterized protein isoform X3, whose translation MDASVELNYPVDVVVSAAAAVKKNKSFVMGSDEVFGRDNNNDNTRVSKLVGKEVVEVEESILVNPRAAAASIQHCSSLFAQKDETSSLTALQSISWEKVLPLEHRVDVIKKPSSPIGDISKQLNCSGSNGPSWIPRPEEVQVQRRGGKVTRSSSGCSKRPRLSPLEDSTRPAGVADSKDSSDKLGSHPTEIDCNGLASFGSAGGGNSYFGLCGLKTDDHDITKLVDHISLNDVLDGTYECPSLGKDKGKKAINATENILHSVVKACFILHFSRPAHLQNFAETDVYSNEKMPTCPSYSVSIVENGDSSATDISSSTKDSCNKPETPANLLDFSFDQPKDTLDRLALPPPKDLESLLLDATKIAASSRHAPDPRPGKQTSRQASLPAFPWSHTFSGQHSRTNSDAVKCSPSRSTCQGRWVRIGDSFNLPGRASDTLTNLESCAYDETLVPSQVTKPAVLGNNVDSLKPWCGWGLSSSQASMTSHVLLESEDDLKSQGRVERCPRLLEAAQTLYDIATHVARLNQDGILRRPKELLQKAMKARRTKSIEKPEDVSAASTLSMGSDHLPRSGMDRIKPTKRPKPSTIRDKKDLDHIDSLRKGPINWSAPKSRRASPIKLIRDSIAESRHSAAYILKEACVMPPPPAKVLNRTFHGQQKVRKLMQMD comes from the exons ATGGATGCGTCGGTGGAGCTGAATTATCCGGTGGATGTAGTTGTTTCGGCGGCGGCGGCGGTGAAAAAGAATAAGAGTTTTGTTATGGGATCTGATGAGGTGTTCGGTagagataataataatgataatactaGGGTCTCGAAGCTTGTTGGTAAAGAAGTTGTTGAGGTCGAGGAGTCGATTTTAGTTAACCCTAGAGCAGCAGCTGCTTCGATTCAGCATTGCAGCTCTTTGTTTGCTCAAAAAG ATGAAACGAGCTCACTCACTGCTTTGCAGTCAATTTCATGGGAGAAAGTTTTACCCCTGGAACACCGTGTGGATGTTATTAAGAAACCTAGCTCACCTATTGGAGACATTTCTAAACAACTCAATTGCAGTGGCTCAAATGGTCCTTCATGGATTCCTAGGCCTGAAGAAGTGCAAGTacaaagaagaggaggaaaagTGACAAGAAGTAGCAGTGGTTGTTCTAAGAGACCACGGTTATCTCCATTAGAAGATTCTACTAGACCAGCTGGAGTTGCTGACTCAAAGGATTCTTCTGATAAGCTAGGTTCGCATCCAACCGAGATTGACTGTAATG GTTTGGCGAGCTTTGGTTCAGCTGGTGGTGGGAACAGCTATTTTG GACTATGTGGTTTGAAGACGGATGATCATGACATCACAAAGCTGGTAGACCATATATCATTGAATGATGTTCTTGATGGCACTTACGAGTGTCCTAGCTTAGGCAAAGACAAGGGGAAGAAAGCCATAAATGCAACTGAAAATATTCTGCATTCAGTTGTAAAAGCTTGCTTTATTCTTCATTTCTCCAGGCCTGCTCATCTCCAGAATTTTGCTGAGACAGATGTCTATTCCAACGAGAAAATGCCTACATGCCCATCTTACTCTGTTTCTATTGTTGAAAATGGAGATTCTTCAGCAACTGATATTTCTTCATCTACCAAG GATTCTTGCAACAAGCCTGAAACTCCTGCtaatttgcttgatttttcatttgacCAACCTAAAGATACTCTGGATCGGTTGGCACTTCCTCCACCCAAGGATCTGGAGTCCCTGCTTCTGGATGCAACCAAGATTGCTGCATCATCAAGGCATGCCCCTGATCCACGACCTGGGAAGCAAACATCTCGCCAGGCTAGCTTGCCAGCTTTTCCCTGGTCACACACTTTCAGTGGGCAGCACTCCAGAACTAATTCTGACGCGGTTAAGTGTTCACCAAGTAGGAGTACATGCCAAGGTAGATGGGTAAGAATAGGGGACAGTTTCAATTTACCTGGGCGTGCCTCTGATACTCTTACAAATTTGGAGTCATGTGCTTATGATGAGACCTTAGTTCCTTCACAAGTAACAAAGCCAGCTGTTCTAGGAAATAATGTTGACTCATTGAAACCTTGGTGTGGGTGGGGTTTGTCATCCTCACAAGCTTCTATGACATCCCATGTTCTGCTAG AATCTGAAGATGACCTGAAGTCTCAAGGAAGAG TTGAACGTTGTCCAAGACTGTTGGAGGCTGCTCAAACCTTGTATGACATTGCCACTCACGTGGCAAGGCTAAACCAAGATGGAATATTAAGGCGGCCTAAGGAGCTCTTACAAAAGGCTATGAAAGCTCGCAGGACAAAATCAATCGAGAAACCTGAAGATGTATCTGCAGCATCAACTTTATCAATGGGGTCTGACCATTTGCCGAGAAGTGGCATGGACCGGATAAAGCCCACAAAGAGGCCTAAACCCTCAACCATTAGGGACAAAAAAGATCTTGATCATATCGACAGTCTTAGGAAAGGGCCAATAAATTGGTCTGCTCCAAAATCAAGAAGAGCATCTCCCATCAAACTAATTAGGGACTCCATTGCAGAAAGTAGACATTCTGCTGCTTACATCTTAAAGGAAGCATGTGTGATGCCTCCTCCACCTGCAAAAGTTCTGAATAGAACTTTTCACGGTCAACAAAAGGTTCGTAAATTGATGCAGATGGACTGA
- the LOC118028418 gene encoding uncharacterized protein isoform X4, with amino-acid sequence MDASVELNYPVDVVVSAAAAVKKNKSFVMGSDEVFGRDNNNDNTRVSKLVGKEVVEVEESILVNPRAAAASIQHCSSLFAQKDETSSLTALQSISWEKVLPLEHRVDVIKKPSSPIGDISKQLNCSGSNGPSWIPRPEEVQVQRRGGKVTRSSSGCSKRPRLSPLEDSTRPAGVADSKDSSDKLGSHPTEIDCNGLCGLKTDDHDITKLVDHISLNDVLDGTYECPSLGKDKGKKAINATENILHSVVKACFILHFSRPAHLQNFAETDVYSNEKMPTCPSYSVSIVENGDSSATDISSSTKDSCNKPETPANLLDFSFDQPKDTLDRLALPPPKDLESLLLDATKIAASSRHAPDPRPGKQTSRQASLPAFPWSHTFSGQHSRTNSDAVKCSPSRSTCQGRWVRIGDSFNLPGRASDTLTNLESCAYDETLVPSQVTKPAVLGNNVDSLKPWCGWGLSSSQASMTSHVLLESEDDLKSQGRVERCPRLLEAAQTLYDIATHVARLNQDGILRRPKELLQKAMKARRTKSIEKPEDVSAASTLSMGSDHLPRSGMDRIKPTKRPKPSTIRDKKDLDHIDSLRKGPINWSAPKSRRASPIKLIRDSIAESRHSAAYILKEACVMPPPPAKVLNRTFHGQQKVRKLMQMD; translated from the exons ATGGATGCGTCGGTGGAGCTGAATTATCCGGTGGATGTAGTTGTTTCGGCGGCGGCGGCGGTGAAAAAGAATAAGAGTTTTGTTATGGGATCTGATGAGGTGTTCGGTagagataataataatgataatactaGGGTCTCGAAGCTTGTTGGTAAAGAAGTTGTTGAGGTCGAGGAGTCGATTTTAGTTAACCCTAGAGCAGCAGCTGCTTCGATTCAGCATTGCAGCTCTTTGTTTGCTCAAAAAG ATGAAACGAGCTCACTCACTGCTTTGCAGTCAATTTCATGGGAGAAAGTTTTACCCCTGGAACACCGTGTGGATGTTATTAAGAAACCTAGCTCACCTATTGGAGACATTTCTAAACAACTCAATTGCAGTGGCTCAAATGGTCCTTCATGGATTCCTAGGCCTGAAGAAGTGCAAGTacaaagaagaggaggaaaagTGACAAGAAGTAGCAGTGGTTGTTCTAAGAGACCACGGTTATCTCCATTAGAAGATTCTACTAGACCAGCTGGAGTTGCTGACTCAAAGGATTCTTCTGATAAGCTAGGTTCGCATCCAACCGAGATTGACTGTAATG GACTATGTGGTTTGAAGACGGATGATCATGACATCACAAAGCTGGTAGACCATATATCATTGAATGATGTTCTTGATGGCACTTACGAGTGTCCTAGCTTAGGCAAAGACAAGGGGAAGAAAGCCATAAATGCAACTGAAAATATTCTGCATTCAGTTGTAAAAGCTTGCTTTATTCTTCATTTCTCCAGGCCTGCTCATCTCCAGAATTTTGCTGAGACAGATGTCTATTCCAACGAGAAAATGCCTACATGCCCATCTTACTCTGTTTCTATTGTTGAAAATGGAGATTCTTCAGCAACTGATATTTCTTCATCTACCAAG GATTCTTGCAACAAGCCTGAAACTCCTGCtaatttgcttgatttttcatttgacCAACCTAAAGATACTCTGGATCGGTTGGCACTTCCTCCACCCAAGGATCTGGAGTCCCTGCTTCTGGATGCAACCAAGATTGCTGCATCATCAAGGCATGCCCCTGATCCACGACCTGGGAAGCAAACATCTCGCCAGGCTAGCTTGCCAGCTTTTCCCTGGTCACACACTTTCAGTGGGCAGCACTCCAGAACTAATTCTGACGCGGTTAAGTGTTCACCAAGTAGGAGTACATGCCAAGGTAGATGGGTAAGAATAGGGGACAGTTTCAATTTACCTGGGCGTGCCTCTGATACTCTTACAAATTTGGAGTCATGTGCTTATGATGAGACCTTAGTTCCTTCACAAGTAACAAAGCCAGCTGTTCTAGGAAATAATGTTGACTCATTGAAACCTTGGTGTGGGTGGGGTTTGTCATCCTCACAAGCTTCTATGACATCCCATGTTCTGCTAG AATCTGAAGATGACCTGAAGTCTCAAGGAAGAG TTGAACGTTGTCCAAGACTGTTGGAGGCTGCTCAAACCTTGTATGACATTGCCACTCACGTGGCAAGGCTAAACCAAGATGGAATATTAAGGCGGCCTAAGGAGCTCTTACAAAAGGCTATGAAAGCTCGCAGGACAAAATCAATCGAGAAACCTGAAGATGTATCTGCAGCATCAACTTTATCAATGGGGTCTGACCATTTGCCGAGAAGTGGCATGGACCGGATAAAGCCCACAAAGAGGCCTAAACCCTCAACCATTAGGGACAAAAAAGATCTTGATCATATCGACAGTCTTAGGAAAGGGCCAATAAATTGGTCTGCTCCAAAATCAAGAAGAGCATCTCCCATCAAACTAATTAGGGACTCCATTGCAGAAAGTAGACATTCTGCTGCTTACATCTTAAAGGAAGCATGTGTGATGCCTCCTCCACCTGCAAAAGTTCTGAATAGAACTTTTCACGGTCAACAAAAGGTTCGTAAATTGATGCAGATGGACTGA
- the LOC118028418 gene encoding uncharacterized protein isoform X1, with amino-acid sequence MDASVELNYPVDVVVSAAAAVKKNKSFVMGSDEVFGRDNNNDNTRVSKLVGKEVVEVEESILVNPRAAAASIQHCSSLFAQKDETSSLTALQSISWEKVLPLEHRVDVIKKPSSPIGDISKQLNCSGSNGPSWIPRPEEVQVQRRGGKVTRSSSGCSKRPRLSPLEDSTRPAGVADSKDSSDKLGSHPTEIDCNEKTQSAKKKNNFGRKRGDRRHSKVTLKTKFDSFSVKAGLASFGSAGGGNSYFGLCGLKTDDHDITKLVDHISLNDVLDGTYECPSLGKDKGKKAINATENILHSVVKACFILHFSRPAHLQNFAETDVYSNEKMPTCPSYSVSIVENGDSSATDISSSTKDSCNKPETPANLLDFSFDQPKDTLDRLALPPPKDLESLLLDATKIAASSRHAPDPRPGKQTSRQASLPAFPWSHTFSGQHSRTNSDAVKCSPSRSTCQGRWVRIGDSFNLPGRASDTLTNLESCAYDETLVPSQVTKPAVLGNNVDSLKPWCGWGLSSSQASMTSHVLLESEDDLKSQGRVERCPRLLEAAQTLYDIATHVARLNQDGILRRPKELLQKAMKARRTKSIEKPEDVSAASTLSMGSDHLPRSGMDRIKPTKRPKPSTIRDKKDLDHIDSLRKGPINWSAPKSRRASPIKLIRDSIAESRHSAAYILKEACVMPPPPAKVLNRTFHGQQKVRKLMQMD; translated from the exons ATGGATGCGTCGGTGGAGCTGAATTATCCGGTGGATGTAGTTGTTTCGGCGGCGGCGGCGGTGAAAAAGAATAAGAGTTTTGTTATGGGATCTGATGAGGTGTTCGGTagagataataataatgataatactaGGGTCTCGAAGCTTGTTGGTAAAGAAGTTGTTGAGGTCGAGGAGTCGATTTTAGTTAACCCTAGAGCAGCAGCTGCTTCGATTCAGCATTGCAGCTCTTTGTTTGCTCAAAAAG ATGAAACGAGCTCACTCACTGCTTTGCAGTCAATTTCATGGGAGAAAGTTTTACCCCTGGAACACCGTGTGGATGTTATTAAGAAACCTAGCTCACCTATTGGAGACATTTCTAAACAACTCAATTGCAGTGGCTCAAATGGTCCTTCATGGATTCCTAGGCCTGAAGAAGTGCAAGTacaaagaagaggaggaaaagTGACAAGAAGTAGCAGTGGTTGTTCTAAGAGACCACGGTTATCTCCATTAGAAGATTCTACTAGACCAGCTGGAGTTGCTGACTCAAAGGATTCTTCTGATAAGCTAGGTTCGCATCCAACCGAGATTGACTGTAATG AAAAAACTcaatcagcaaaaaaaaagaacaacttTGGCCGCAAGCGAGGTGATAGGAGACACTCTAAAGTTACATTGAAGACTAAATTTGATTCCTTCTCTGTGAAGGCAGGTTTGGCGAGCTTTGGTTCAGCTGGTGGTGGGAACAGCTATTTTG GACTATGTGGTTTGAAGACGGATGATCATGACATCACAAAGCTGGTAGACCATATATCATTGAATGATGTTCTTGATGGCACTTACGAGTGTCCTAGCTTAGGCAAAGACAAGGGGAAGAAAGCCATAAATGCAACTGAAAATATTCTGCATTCAGTTGTAAAAGCTTGCTTTATTCTTCATTTCTCCAGGCCTGCTCATCTCCAGAATTTTGCTGAGACAGATGTCTATTCCAACGAGAAAATGCCTACATGCCCATCTTACTCTGTTTCTATTGTTGAAAATGGAGATTCTTCAGCAACTGATATTTCTTCATCTACCAAG GATTCTTGCAACAAGCCTGAAACTCCTGCtaatttgcttgatttttcatttgacCAACCTAAAGATACTCTGGATCGGTTGGCACTTCCTCCACCCAAGGATCTGGAGTCCCTGCTTCTGGATGCAACCAAGATTGCTGCATCATCAAGGCATGCCCCTGATCCACGACCTGGGAAGCAAACATCTCGCCAGGCTAGCTTGCCAGCTTTTCCCTGGTCACACACTTTCAGTGGGCAGCACTCCAGAACTAATTCTGACGCGGTTAAGTGTTCACCAAGTAGGAGTACATGCCAAGGTAGATGGGTAAGAATAGGGGACAGTTTCAATTTACCTGGGCGTGCCTCTGATACTCTTACAAATTTGGAGTCATGTGCTTATGATGAGACCTTAGTTCCTTCACAAGTAACAAAGCCAGCTGTTCTAGGAAATAATGTTGACTCATTGAAACCTTGGTGTGGGTGGGGTTTGTCATCCTCACAAGCTTCTATGACATCCCATGTTCTGCTAG AATCTGAAGATGACCTGAAGTCTCAAGGAAGAG TTGAACGTTGTCCAAGACTGTTGGAGGCTGCTCAAACCTTGTATGACATTGCCACTCACGTGGCAAGGCTAAACCAAGATGGAATATTAAGGCGGCCTAAGGAGCTCTTACAAAAGGCTATGAAAGCTCGCAGGACAAAATCAATCGAGAAACCTGAAGATGTATCTGCAGCATCAACTTTATCAATGGGGTCTGACCATTTGCCGAGAAGTGGCATGGACCGGATAAAGCCCACAAAGAGGCCTAAACCCTCAACCATTAGGGACAAAAAAGATCTTGATCATATCGACAGTCTTAGGAAAGGGCCAATAAATTGGTCTGCTCCAAAATCAAGAAGAGCATCTCCCATCAAACTAATTAGGGACTCCATTGCAGAAAGTAGACATTCTGCTGCTTACATCTTAAAGGAAGCATGTGTGATGCCTCCTCCACCTGCAAAAGTTCTGAATAGAACTTTTCACGGTCAACAAAAGGTTCGTAAATTGATGCAGATGGACTGA